A DNA window from Plasmodium vinckei vinckei genome assembly, chromosome: PVVCY_10 contains the following coding sequences:
- a CDS encoding cytidine triphosphate synthetase, putative: METMETQNSITKYIIVTGGNMSGLGKGTAMSSLGVLLLTKNILLTTIKIDPYLNIDAGTMSPYEHGEVYVLEDGGEVDLDLGNYERFLNIKLTYKNNITSGKVYEQVIKKERKGEYLGKTVQVVPHVTDAIQKWIKDVIDENIKKMIKEYNITDIDQIPCICLIEVGGTVGDIESAVYLEALQQLTNNLRSDDVCLCHLSHVPITGNLKEQKTKPTQHSVKILREAGLKPDFIFCRCEQPLNEEAKQKISLFSQVKKEHVISLHDTSNVYKVPLILDQQNFCTNVLKKLNLEHIVLKNKFYIAPYSYNTWKQLSDRYESSNEIVNIGIVGKYTASNDTYLSIISALVHACIECGYKLVIKYINSSHLSLKKKKKKKTIDLKKKINKYQYDICLDNDNDSSPKHTFVDETTTDEDYDKKRKLKYDNAWNTLRSVDGVLVPGGFGTRGIEGKYLSSQYCRLNNVPYLGICLGMQTSVIDVTRQFLNKCASSEEFEDVDEGKSTSGNENEYKRESNDEKNINCYYNGMPTQKYIDNIPNKLAEDKLQEKIKLMGITDYYKSIDEIDNNNVIISMDGFKGDDKKGGTMRLGVKKSQIIDKDSLMYKSYDEATYIYERHRHRFEINPKYVPLLEAVGLSFVAKDSDSVRMEVCEIKHLDFYVGVQFHPEFTSRPFKTNPIFLSFILASKGMLKDRLNKFGNKLYSGSLYSKF; encoded by the coding sequence atggaaaCTATGGAGACCCAAAATTCCATAACCAAATATATCATTGTGACTGGAGGAAATATGAGTGGGCTAGGAAAAGGGACTGCTATGAGTAGTTTGGGGGTATTACTACTGACAAAGAATATATTGTTAACGACAATTAAAATTGAtccatatttaaatatcgACGCTGGAACAATGTCTCCATATGAGCATGGAGAAGTATATGTATTAGAAGATGGTGGGGAAGTTGATTTAGATTTAGGGAATTATGAAagatttttaaatataaaattgacttataaaaataatataacatcAGGAAAAGTATATGAgcaagtaataaaaaaagagagaAAAGGAGAATATTTAGGAAAGACTGTCCAAGTAGTGCCACATGTAACTGATGCAATACAAAAATGGATAAAAGATGTTATTGacgaaaatattaaaaaaatgataaaagaatataatataacagATATTGATCAAATACCTTGTATATGTTTAATAGAAGTGGGAGGAACGGTAGGTGATATTGAATCAGCTGTGTATTTAGAAGCATTACAACAattaacaaataatttaagaAGTGATGATGTATGCTTATGTCATTTATCACATGTACCTATAACAGGAAATCTCAAAGaacaaaaaacaaaacCAACACAACATAgtgttaaaattttaagagAAGCAGGGTTAAAACCagattttatattttgtagaTGCGAACAGCCATTAAATGAAGAAgctaaacaaaaaatttctttattttcacaAGTAAAAAAGGAGCATGTTATATCATTACATGATACATctaatgtatataaagtACCTTTAATATTAGACCAACAAAATTTTTGTacaaatgttttaaaaaaattaaatctagaacatattgttttaaaaaataaattttatattgctccatattcatataatacatGGAAGCAATTATCAGATAGATATGAATCATCTAATgaaattgtaaatattgGAATTGTAGGAAAATATACAGCATCTAATGATACATATCTTTCTATAATTTCAGCATTAGTACATGCATGTATAGAGTGTGGTTATAAATTagttattaaatatattaatagtaGCCATTTgtcattaaaaaagaaaaaaaaaaaaaaaacgatagatttaaaaaaaaaaataaataaatatcagTATGATATATGCTTAGATAATGATAATGACTCAAGCCCAAAACATACATTTGTAGATGAAACTACAACTGATGAAgattatgataaaaaaaggaaacttaaatatgataatgCATGGAATACATTAAGATCCGTTGATGGTGTATTAGTACCAGGTGGATTTGGTACACGTGGCATAGAAGGAAAATACCTTTCTTCACAATATTGTAGATTAAATAATGTACCATATTTAGGCATATGCTTAGGTATGCAAACATCAGTAATAGACGTAACTAGACaatttttgaataaatgTGCAAGCTCAGAAGAGTTTGAGGATGTAGATGAAGGAAAATCTACTTCAGGcaatgaaaatgaatataaacgTGAAAgtaatgatgaaaaaaatataaattgcTATTACAATGGAATGCCGactcaaaaatatatagataatatCCCTAATAAATTAGCAGAAGATAAATTACAAGAAAAGATTAAGTTAATGGGTATAACagattattataaaagcATAGACGaaattgataataataatgttataATTTCTATGGATGGATTTAAAGGGGATGATAAAAAAGGTGGTACTATGCGACTCGgtgtaaaaaaatcacAAATCATTGACAAAGATTCATTAATGTATAAATCTTATGATGAAgcaacatatatttatgaaagACATCGACATAGATTTGAAATTAATCCTAAATATGTCCCATTACTAGAAGCAGTGGGATTAAGTTTTGTAGCAAAAGATTCTGATAGTGTTCGAATGGAAGTCTGTGAAATTAAACATTTAGATTTCTATGTAGGTGTTCAATTTCACCCTGAATTTACATCAAGACCTTTTAAAACCAAccctatatttttatctttcaTATTAGCATCAAAAGGAATGTTAAAAGATCGACTAAACAAGTTTggaaacaaattatattcaGGAAGTCTTTATagcaaattttaa
- a CDS encoding alpha/beta hydrolase, putative produces the protein MLSSNEILNEYVTCSKGITYAVYSNNLIRKDKTLNNETALNENNNQANNQKTIVLLLHGLNGGTHQFANIFKTLINLDYQFISIDFYGHGNSNLFVNQNKYTEKLYTEQIYDVLKAKSLLNENFIVIGFSMGCIIATHLSKDNKISIGKFCLISAAGMAKPRYRFLVFLLKYNIRLCLKLAKRYSRSVVSEEIVKHEKFMETFLKVLIGIKLQNSKKYYFSLFKTNADVLFIYGKNDSLTSYIYTQKFLEQKKEYSKNVKMIIIPECCHLVIHEKSHEVDHHLIYFLK, from the exons ATGCTTTCCTCAAATGAAATATTGAATGAATATGTTACATGCTCAAAGGGAATTACATATGCAGTTTATTCTAACAATTTAATTCGAAAAGATAAaacattaaataatgaaaccgcattaaatgaaaataataaccaGGCCAATAATCAAAAGACTATTGTACTCCTTTTACATGGATTAAATGGAGGAACGCATCAATTTgcaaatatattcaaaacATTAATTAATCTTGACTATCAATTTATATCCATAg ACTTTTACGGCCATGGGAATAGCAACTTGTTTGTGAACCAAAACAAATACACTGAAAAGCTATACACGGAACAAATTTACGATGTTTTAAAAGCAAAAAGCCTCTTAAACgaaaattttatagttATTGGGTTTTCTATGGGATGTATTATAGCta CACATTTGTCTAaggataataaaataagcatAGGCAAGTTTTGCCTTATTAGTGCTGCTGGGATGGCTAAACCGAGATATCGATTTTTGGT ttttttattaaaatataatatacgaCTTTGTCTAAAATTAGCAAAACGCTATAGTCGCTCGGTCGTTTCTGAGGAAATAGTTAAA cACGAAAAATTCATGGAGACGTTTTTAAAGGTATTGATAGGAAttaaattacaaaattCCAAgaagtattatttttcgtTGTTCAAAACAAATGCAGATGTCCTTTTCATATATGG AAAAAATGATTCCTTAACatcctatatatatacccaGAAATTTttagaacaaaaaaaagaatattcaaaaaatgtgaaaatgataattataCCAGAATGTTGTCATCTTGTTATACATGAAAAGTCCCATGAAGTGGATCACCatcttatttattttttgaaataa
- a CDS encoding ER membrane protein complex subunit 2, putative: MGERNKVGIYKGNDIATLEKQYEHSLEHNIQELIVYFGMKLKKEKKRMDELFKWALYENILKASMELNLCEYIDIYYNKLKEKFSMLNGKKLNMLKGMICEVKDKKKEALDIYKHYLNKFPCDVTIRARIISLKKSEEKDKNKIIQLLNDNLKEFPVDIESWHELGEIYLSECLYNYSIYCFEEILLHKPTNLYYILTCAEIHYTINQFEMSSKYFCLAIKLQSNNLRGLWGIVMVNVARYSQRGQKISNDNVDIILTRRCLDRLDNLYNKMKISFIYKSTIINYLNELKDIFK, encoded by the coding sequence atggggGAAAGAAATAAGGTTGGAATATACAAAGGGAATGACATTGCGACGTTGGAGAAACAATATGAGCATTCCTTGGAACATAATATACAGGAATTAATAGTTTATTTTGGGATGaaactaaaaaaagaaaagaaaagaatGGATGAACTATTTAAATGGgcattatatgaaaatattttaaaggcGTCAATGGAATTAAATCTATGtgaatatatagatatttattataataaactaAAGGAGAAGTTTAGTATGCTAAAtggtaaaaaattaaatatgctTAAAGGAATGATTTGTGAagtaaaagataaaaaaaaagaggcCCTAGACATATATAAGCACtatttaaacaaatttCCATGTGATGTTACAATAAGAGCAAGAATTATAAGTCTAAAAAAATCAgaagaaaaagataaaaataaaattatacaattattaaatgacaatttaaaagaatttCCAGTGGATATAGAATCATGGCATGAATTAGGagaaatttatttatctgAATGTTTATACAACTATTCCATATATTGCTTtgaagaaatattattacataagCCTAccaatttatattatatattaacatgTGCGGAAATACATTATACAATTAATCAGTTTGAGATGAgtagtaaatatttttgtttagcAATTAAATTGCAAAGTAATAATTTACGAGGTTTGTGGGGTATAGTTATGGTTAATGTAGCTCGCTATTCTCAAAGGGGGCAAAAAATATCTAATGATAATGttgatataatattaacacGCCGGTGTTTAGATAGATTGGATAATTTatacaataaaatgaaaataagttttatttataaaagtacaattataaattatttgaatgagttaaaagatatttttaaataa
- a CDS encoding cytidine diphosphate-diacylglycerol synthase, putative — translation MGEHNAIDKQNNGCPNVSSNDNKENNKKKDMIEFSKQGDKQNGIKAKNEVENKNTEVESIENLKQNIITNDKLNNNEKDVSDETNGNDSNNNSKLEQRNDQKNECKKRKENKYIKYIKEMRNVRFYGNGKPKGQDAPPHGNKHKLVNNTEEIVEEPESKLETFRIRSYWTLILVFGGLLSISLGHIYLSLLVLIAITLVYKEIIYSKSIENKDKKLPQLFFIRWYWFFLTILTFGIPWIIPKFKHQFRIYKYLLKYHPINMFILAFIGFIWFVLSLRKFSLKYQFSQIGMIFVTSLFVVAQSLMHIANIYSGLIWFFIPVSSVVINDIFAYIFGILFGRTKLIKLSPKKTVEGFVGSSIITILWGVGMSYLLQNYKFFICSQNSISFIPFYSLFKSDCHPNSIFEQKIYYLSDELTTYLPINKIYYTEMVIHGLILSFFAAFLAPFGGFFASGFKRALKIKDFGDVIPGHGGFTDRADCQVFMGMFTYIYMKTFVKAKDKHHYSYDKLIDSIHKLDQRDVMDLYNHLKNMIDSKKNKKTDKNNYQPENSITCEKIPSRDNKE, via the coding sequence ATGGGAGAACATAATGCAATTGATAAACAGAATAATGGTTGCCCCAATGTATCATCAAAcgataataaagaaaataataaaaagaaggATATGATCGAATTTAGTAAACAAGGCGACAAACAAAATGGCATTAAAGCAAAAAACGAggtagaaaataaaaatactgAAGTTGAAAGTATTGAAAACttaaaacaaaacataATCACCAATGATAAacttaataataatgaaaaggaCGTTAGCGATGAAACTAATGGAAATGAtagcaataataatagcaaACTTGAACAAAGGAATGATCAGAAAAATGAATGTAAAAAGcgaaaagaaaataaatatattaaatatataaaagaaatgcGAAATGTACGATTTTATGGAAATGGCAAGCCAAAAGGGCAAGATGCACCACCTCATGGAAATAAGCATAAATTAGTGAATAACACTGAAGAGATTGTCGAAGAACCAGAGTCGAAACTCGAAACATTTCGAATAAGATCTTATTGGACTTTAATACTAGTTTTTGGTGGTTTGCTTTCAATATCATTGGGCCATATATACTTATCACTTCTTGTTTTAATAGCAATCACTTTagtatataaagaaataatatattcaaaaagtatagaaaataaagataaaaaattaccccaattatttttcataagaTGGTAttggttttttttaacaatattAACATTCGGAATACCCTGGATAATACCAAAATTTAAACATCAGTTtcgaatatataaatatttattaaaataccATCCAAtcaatatgtttatattagCCTTTATTGGATTTATTTGGTTTGTTTTATCTTTaagaaaattttcattaaaatatCAGTTTTCACAAATAGGTATGATATTTGTAACATCCTTATTTGTAGTTGCACAATCATTAATGCATATtgcaaatatttattcagGATTAATTTGGTTTTTCATACCTGTTAGTTCAGTTgttataaatgatatatttgcttatatatttggtatattatttggaagaacaaaattaataaaacttTCGCCTAAGAAAACAGTTGAAGGTTTTGTAGGATCGTCtattataacaattttatgGGGTGTGGGAATGTCCTATTtgttacaaaattataaattttttatttgttctcAAAATTCAATCTCTTTTATACCATTTTATTCGTTATTTAAATCGGATTGCCATCCTAATTCGATTTTTgagcaaaaaatatactattTATCAGATGAATTAACAACATATTTACCCATTAATAAAATCTATTATACCGAGATGGTTATACATGGATTAATATTAAGTTTCTTTGCAGCATTTCTAGCACCATTTGGTGGTTTTTTTGCATCTGGTTTTAAACGAGCATTAAAAATCAAAGATTTTGGAGATGTCATCCCAGGGCATGGAGGTTTTACAGACAGAGCTGATTGCCAAGTTTTTATGGGCATGTTtacgtatatatatatgaaaacaTTTGTTAAAGCAAAAGACAAACATCATTACTCATATGATAAGCTTATTGATTCAATCCATAAACTTGATCAGAGAGACGTTATGGACCTTTATAAccatttgaaaaatatgattgatagtaaaaaaaataaaaaaactgaCAAAAACAATTATCAACCAGAAAATTCTATCACATGTGAAAAAATACCATCTCGTGATAATAAAGAATGA
- a CDS encoding CUGBP Elav-like family member 2, putative produces the protein MNNNTQQQQQQQQQQQQQYNNENNETSYGEARVNEQPQYIYQMNNPYNPAPSIPVKLFVSSIPKNLTEDDIKLIFEEYGATKDVVFIKDKKPNANRANVFVRMESIYYAQKAIEDLHGKKIICETLGPLIVKFAIGELEKYGINMNNANENEAKLFVGSLPKDITDDQIRNIFNRYGNVKEVYIMKNSNGVSKRCAFVNYDYKEQGIFAVQNLNGKIAIENAEKPIEVRFAQSKNQLQERQLLNRALMNPLQMNNNNIDNNNNNGNGINNNSNGNSNKGNNNPYMKSQHFKNMNINSFNRYPMHMNYNLQNNSNQQRNNNNSIRSPWKQYFSKEDGRPYYHNELTGQTQWHKPRKMDQDFINPLNMNEVSGPVGANIFIFHIPNEWIQNDLLAAFSPFGNIISAYIATEKDTGRNRGFAFVSYDNVDSAINAVKYMNGFLAHKKKLKVTIKKGEEQYVQALINQRNQLNNTDNRRNFITTPQNA, from the coding sequence atgaataataatacacaaCAACAACAACAACAACAGCAGCAACAACAGcaacaatataataatgaaaataatgaaacgTCATATGGAGAAGCAAGAGTAAATGAGCAACCGCAATATATCTATCAAATGAATAATCCATATAATCCTGCCCCTTCAATACCTGTAAAGTTATTCGTTAGTTCTATCCCCAAAAATTTAACAGAAgatgatataaaattaatttttgaaGAATATGGAGCAACAAAAGATGTTGTTTTTATCAAAGATAAAAAGCCAAATGCAAATAGAGCAAATGTGTTTGTTCGAATGGAatcaatatattatgcTCAAAAGGCTATAGAAGATTTacatggaaaaaaaataatatgcgAAACATTAGGCCCATTAATAGTTAAGTTTGCTATAGGCgaattagaaaaatatggtattaatatgaataatgctaatgaaaatgaagcaaaattatttgtagGCTCATTACCTAAAGATATAACAGATGATCAAATAAGAAACATATTTAACCGATATGGTAATGTTAAAgaagtatatattatgaaaaatagtAACGGGGTAAGTAAAAGGTGTGCTTTTGTTAATTATGATTATAAAGAGCAAGGAATTTTTGCTGTACAAAATTTAAACGGAAAAATAGCTATTGAAAATGCAGAGAAACCGATAGAAGTTAGATTCGCGCAATCAAAAAATCAGTTACAAGAAAGGCAATTACTAAATAGGGCTTTAATGAATCCTTTACAGAtgaacaataataatatagacaataataataacaatggAAATggtattaataataatagcaaTGGCAACAGTAACAAAGGCAATAATAATCCATATATGAAATCacaacattttaaaaatatgaatataaattcatttaataGATATCCAATGCATATGAATTATAATTTgcaaaataattcaaaccaacaaagaaataataataattctatACGATCACCATGgaaacaatatttttcaaaagaaGACGGAAGACCATATTATCATAATGAATTAACGGGTCAAACACAATGGCATAAACCTAGAAAAATGGATCAAGATTTTATTAATCCATTAAATATGAATGAAGTTTCAGGTCCTGTAGGggcaaatatttttatttttcatataccAAATGAGTGGATTcaaaatgatttattaGCTGCATTTTCACCTTTTggtaatattatttctgCATATATTGCTACTGAAAAAGATACAGGAAGAAATAGGGGATTCGCTTTTGTTTCATATGACAATGTAGATAGTGCAATTAATgctgtaaaatatatgaatggATTTTTAGCacataaaaagaaattaaaagttacaataaaaaagggaGAAGAACAATATGTACAAGCATTGATAAATCAAAGAAATCAACTAAACAATACGGATAATAGaagaaattttattacaacACCTCAGAATGCCTAA